From the Burkholderia ubonensis genome, one window contains:
- a CDS encoding LysR family transcriptional regulator, translated as MRADLARFVNDRLDWNLLRTYLVIMQERSVSRAAARLHVTQPAVSQALRRLEDALGRKLIERRGAHFAPTAAGEAVYRIASDIYGGVSRLDTELDDSTADLTGSIRLLTVSRIESPVYDEFLAEFHRAYPRIDLQIDVMRSSDILSSLLQKTATAGLGLCRTPHDKLQMRCFLRQRYAIYCGRHHRLFGQTQLRMEDLLAENFVSFTSDQIGDSLSPLTVFRDQKGFTGRIVASSPSLDEVRRLIFAGYGIGCLPEHIVRDDVAQQRLWRLPPDDGLIDVDVFLLWHRERRMNAAEQAFLDAMERCMQRHSLAERLGA; from the coding sequence ATGCGCGCCGACCTCGCCCGCTTCGTCAACGACCGCCTCGACTGGAACCTGTTGCGCACTTACCTGGTGATCATGCAGGAGCGCAGCGTGAGCCGTGCGGCCGCGCGCCTGCATGTCACGCAGCCGGCCGTCAGCCAGGCGCTGCGGCGGCTCGAGGACGCGCTCGGCCGCAAGCTGATCGAGCGGCGCGGCGCGCACTTCGCGCCGACCGCGGCAGGCGAAGCCGTGTACCGGATCGCGAGCGACATCTACGGCGGCGTGTCGCGCCTCGACACGGAGCTCGACGACAGCACCGCCGACCTCACCGGGTCGATCCGGCTATTGACGGTGAGCCGCATCGAGTCGCCCGTCTACGACGAATTCCTCGCCGAATTCCATCGCGCGTATCCGCGCATCGACCTGCAGATCGACGTGATGCGTTCGTCGGACATCCTGTCGTCGCTGCTGCAGAAGACGGCCACCGCCGGGCTCGGCCTGTGCCGCACGCCGCACGACAAGCTGCAGATGCGCTGCTTCCTGCGCCAGCGCTATGCGATCTATTGCGGCCGCCATCACCGGCTGTTCGGGCAGACGCAGTTGCGGATGGAAGACCTGCTCGCGGAGAACTTCGTGTCGTTCACCAGCGACCAGATCGGCGACAGCCTGTCGCCGCTCACCGTGTTCCGCGATCAGAAAGGCTTCACCGGACGCATCGTCGCGTCGTCGCCGAGCCTCGATGAAGTGCGGCGGCTGATCTTCGCCGGCTACGGGATCGGCTGCCTGCCCGAGCACATCGTGCGCGACGACGTCGCGCAGCAGCGCCTGTGGCGCCTGCCGCCCGACGACGGGCTGATCGACGTCGACGTATTCCTGCTGTGGCATCGCGAGCGCAGGATGAACGCGGCCGAGCAGGCGTTTCTCGACGCGATGGAGCGCTGCATGCAGCGCCATTCGCTCGCGGAACGGCTCGGCGCGTAG
- a CDS encoding porin: MNKRWGIIVPAALLATAAHAQSSVTLYGKIEDGINYTSNARGHGTVQLQSGYDYGSRWGIKGTEDLGGGYQAIFQLESGFDVNTGKMSQGGREFGRQAFVGIASDRYGTLTFGRQYDPSVDIFSPLTANGNWTGYLFAHPFDNDNTDYSFRVNNAVKYVSPVWHGITAEAMYGFSNQPGFANNRLYGAALQYQQGGLTVGASYLKINNAHNGDSNGAITGDNTFDASSQQNIGIGVNYAFANALIGFTYSHVDVYDPTANAYFTGTTQPAGGSWNAWKFDNFEVNGLYHFTPALYLGAAYTYTQARVSSTVGSFNPKWHQLSTKLNYDMSKRTSVFVEGVYQHAMNAHTGTDFDYAYVPGAADISSGPNQYVVRVALLHHF; this comes from the coding sequence ATGAACAAGCGTTGGGGGATCATCGTGCCCGCCGCATTGCTTGCCACGGCCGCGCATGCGCAAAGCAGCGTTACGCTGTACGGCAAGATCGAGGACGGCATCAACTACACGAGCAACGCACGCGGCCACGGGACCGTGCAGTTGCAAAGCGGCTACGACTACGGCAGCCGCTGGGGCATCAAGGGCACCGAAGACCTCGGCGGCGGCTATCAGGCCATCTTCCAGCTCGAGAGCGGCTTCGACGTCAACACCGGCAAGATGAGCCAGGGCGGCCGCGAATTCGGCCGCCAGGCGTTCGTCGGCATCGCGTCGGACCGTTACGGCACCTTGACGTTCGGCCGCCAGTATGACCCGAGCGTCGACATCTTCTCGCCGCTCACGGCCAACGGCAACTGGACCGGCTATCTGTTCGCGCACCCGTTCGACAACGACAACACCGACTACTCGTTCCGCGTCAATAACGCCGTCAAGTACGTGTCGCCGGTGTGGCACGGCATCACCGCGGAAGCGATGTACGGGTTCAGCAACCAGCCCGGCTTTGCGAACAACCGTCTGTACGGCGCCGCGCTGCAATACCAGCAGGGCGGGCTGACGGTCGGCGCGTCATACCTGAAGATCAACAACGCACACAACGGCGATTCGAACGGCGCGATCACCGGCGACAACACGTTCGACGCGTCGTCGCAACAGAACATCGGCATCGGCGTGAACTATGCGTTCGCGAACGCGCTGATCGGCTTCACGTACTCGCACGTCGACGTCTACGACCCGACCGCCAACGCATACTTCACCGGCACGACGCAGCCGGCCGGCGGCAGCTGGAACGCGTGGAAATTCGACAACTTCGAAGTGAACGGCCTCTATCACTTCACGCCCGCGCTGTACCTCGGCGCGGCCTACACGTACACGCAGGCGCGCGTGTCGTCGACGGTCGGCTCGTTCAATCCGAAGTGGCACCAGCTGAGCACGAAGCTCAACTACGACATGTCGAAGCGCACGTCGGTGTTCGTCGAAGGCGTCTACCAGCATGCGATGAACGCCCACACCGGCACCGACTTCGACTACGCGTACGTTCCGGGCGCAGCCGACATCTCGTCGGGCCCGAACCAGTACGTCGTGCGCGTCGCGCTGCTGCATCACTTCTGA
- a CDS encoding Zn-dependent hydrolase, whose product MNDLLEVDGHRLWQSLADMARIGATPRGGVRRLALTDDDRRARDLFAQWCRDAGMTVRVDAIGNLFARRDGADAQAAPVLIGSHLDTQPEGGRFDGVYGVLAALEVVRALNDARIATDKPLEIVSWTNEEGARFAPAMLGSAVFTGALPLDDALARQDADGIALGAALDACGYRGTHAPGGAVDAYFEAHIEQGPVLEANGTTIGIVTGGQAIRWLDVRVTGVAAHAGTTPMAYRRDAYFACAQIALELERIVAGYAPRALATIGQIGIRHASRNTIAGDVTFTVDLRHHDDACVDAIEQALREACARVAAARDVQVALDTCWRSPATPFDAACVDLVARAAHAFGYASERIVSGAGHDAIVLARRVPTAMVFIPCVGGLSHNEAEDALPDDVTRGANVLLNAVLARAGVATHAAAAAFDA is encoded by the coding sequence ATGAACGACTTGCTGGAAGTCGACGGCCATCGCCTGTGGCAAAGCCTCGCCGACATGGCGCGCATCGGCGCGACGCCGCGCGGCGGCGTGCGCCGCCTCGCGCTGACGGACGACGACCGCCGCGCGCGCGACCTGTTCGCGCAATGGTGCCGCGATGCGGGGATGACGGTGCGGGTCGATGCGATCGGCAACCTGTTCGCGCGGCGCGACGGCGCCGATGCGCAGGCCGCGCCGGTGCTGATCGGCAGCCATCTCGACACGCAGCCCGAGGGCGGGCGCTTCGACGGCGTGTACGGCGTGCTCGCGGCGCTCGAAGTCGTACGTGCGCTGAACGACGCGCGCATCGCGACCGACAAGCCGCTCGAGATCGTGTCGTGGACCAACGAGGAAGGTGCGCGTTTCGCTCCGGCGATGCTCGGCTCCGCCGTGTTCACCGGCGCGCTGCCGCTCGACGACGCGCTCGCGCGGCAGGATGCCGACGGCATCGCGCTCGGCGCCGCGCTCGACGCCTGCGGCTATCGCGGCACGCACGCGCCCGGCGGCGCGGTCGATGCGTATTTCGAAGCGCATATCGAACAAGGCCCGGTGCTCGAGGCGAACGGCACGACGATCGGCATCGTCACCGGCGGCCAGGCGATCCGCTGGCTCGATGTGCGCGTGACGGGCGTGGCCGCGCATGCGGGCACGACGCCGATGGCGTATCGCCGGGACGCGTATTTCGCGTGCGCGCAGATCGCGCTGGAGCTGGAGCGGATCGTCGCCGGCTACGCGCCGCGCGCGCTCGCGACGATCGGGCAGATCGGCATCCGCCACGCGTCGCGCAACACGATCGCCGGTGACGTGACGTTCACCGTCGACCTGCGCCATCACGACGATGCGTGCGTCGACGCGATCGAGCAGGCGTTGCGCGAAGCGTGCGCGCGCGTGGCCGCGGCGCGCGACGTGCAGGTGGCGCTCGACACGTGCTGGCGCAGCCCGGCGACGCCGTTCGATGCGGCGTGCGTCGATCTCGTCGCGCGGGCGGCGCACGCGTTCGGCTATGCGAGCGAGCGCATCGTCAGCGGCGCTGGCCATGACGCGATCGTGCTCGCGCGCCGCGTGCCGACCGCGATGGTGTTCATTCCGTGCGTCGGCGGGCTGTCGCACAACGAGGCCGAGGACGCGCTGCCCGACGACGTGACGCGCGGCGCGAACGTGCTGCTCAACGCGGTGCTCGCGCGCGCCGGTGTCGCGACGCACGCGGCGGCCGCCGCGTTCGACGCGTGA
- a CDS encoding flavin reductase family protein — translation MTHPTYHYYEPSQGHGLPHDPLNAIVGPRPIGWISSRGSDGTVNLAPYSFFNAFNYHPPIIGFSSTTAKDSLRNVRETGEFVWNLATRDLAERMNRTCAAVPYGVNEFELGGLTAIASRLVDVPRVAESGVNFECKVTDVVPLRDHRGGETSATLVLGEVVAVHIRDDLLKDGIFDTFGAGIILRAGGPTAYVHVTPDSRFDLARPDA, via the coding sequence ATGACGCACCCGACCTACCACTATTACGAACCCTCGCAAGGCCACGGCCTGCCGCACGATCCGCTGAACGCAATCGTGGGCCCGCGCCCGATCGGCTGGATTTCCTCTCGCGGCAGCGACGGCACGGTCAATCTCGCACCGTACAGCTTCTTCAACGCGTTCAACTATCATCCGCCGATCATCGGCTTTTCGAGCACCACGGCGAAGGACAGCCTGCGCAACGTGCGGGAAACCGGCGAGTTCGTCTGGAACCTCGCGACGCGCGATCTCGCCGAGCGGATGAACCGGACCTGCGCCGCGGTGCCGTACGGCGTGAACGAATTCGAACTCGGCGGGCTGACCGCGATTGCGTCGCGTCTCGTCGACGTGCCGCGCGTCGCGGAAAGCGGCGTCAACTTCGAATGCAAGGTCACCGACGTGGTCCCGCTGCGCGATCACCGCGGCGGCGAGACGTCGGCCACGCTGGTGCTCGGTGAAGTCGTCGCCGTCCACATTCGCGACGATCTGCTGAAGGACGGCATCTTCGACACGTTCGGCGCGGGCATCATCCTGCGCGCGGGCGGGCCGACCGCCTACGTGCACGTCACGCCGGACAGCCGTTTCGACCTCGCGCGTCCGGACGCGTGA
- a CDS encoding MFS transporter translates to MSQSLPSARQPARAATAAFVGTTIEWYDFYIYATAAALVFGQLYFPSHDPFVSTMASFATFAVGFFARPLGGIVFGHLGDRVGRKTALMTTLMMMGVATVCVGLLPDYSKVGVLAPVLLVALRVVQGIAVGGEWGGAVLLAGEHAPEGKRTFFASFAQLGSASGLILSMLAFRAVTSMDKADFLAWGWRLPFLASAVLLAVGFVIRLGVNESPEFARVKEANRTVKLPVAEVFRSASGLVLLCIGANTIGIAGVYFTNTFMIAYTTQYVGVSRSLILDSLFAVAIIQFVAQPAAAWLAERIGSARFLKIAALLAMLSPYPMFMLVQGGTSASLIAGIALAVVCMAGFYSVIAGFVSDVFPAHVRYSAISLAYQVCGALAGGLTPLVGTWLAHRFTGQWWPLAVFYTGLAGISLLCIVALDARRASRPAAAEALGSR, encoded by the coding sequence ATGAGCCAGTCCCTTCCTAGCGCGCGTCAGCCGGCGCGTGCCGCGACCGCGGCGTTCGTCGGCACGACGATCGAGTGGTACGACTTCTATATCTACGCGACCGCCGCCGCGCTCGTGTTCGGTCAGCTCTATTTCCCGTCGCACGACCCGTTCGTCAGCACGATGGCGTCGTTCGCGACGTTTGCCGTGGGCTTCTTCGCGCGTCCGCTCGGCGGCATCGTGTTCGGCCATCTCGGCGACCGCGTCGGCCGCAAGACGGCGCTGATGACGACCTTGATGATGATGGGCGTCGCGACCGTATGCGTCGGGCTGCTGCCCGACTATTCGAAGGTCGGCGTGCTCGCGCCGGTGCTGCTGGTGGCGCTGCGCGTCGTGCAGGGCATCGCGGTCGGCGGCGAATGGGGCGGCGCGGTGCTGCTCGCCGGCGAGCACGCGCCGGAAGGCAAGCGCACGTTCTTCGCGTCGTTCGCGCAGCTCGGCAGCGCGAGCGGCCTGATCCTGTCGATGCTCGCGTTTCGCGCGGTCACGTCGATGGACAAGGCCGACTTCCTCGCGTGGGGCTGGCGCCTGCCGTTCCTTGCGAGCGCGGTGCTGCTGGCGGTCGGCTTCGTGATCCGGCTGGGCGTGAACGAGTCGCCGGAATTCGCGCGCGTGAAAGAGGCGAACCGCACGGTGAAGCTGCCGGTCGCCGAAGTGTTCCGCTCCGCGTCCGGGCTCGTGCTGCTCTGCATCGGCGCGAACACGATCGGGATCGCGGGCGTCTACTTCACCAACACGTTCATGATCGCGTACACGACGCAGTACGTCGGCGTGTCGCGCTCGCTGATCCTCGACAGCCTGTTCGCGGTCGCGATCATCCAGTTCGTCGCGCAGCCGGCCGCCGCGTGGCTCGCCGAGCGCATCGGCAGCGCGCGGTTCCTGAAGATCGCCGCGCTGCTCGCGATGCTGTCGCCGTACCCGATGTTCATGCTGGTGCAGGGCGGCACGTCCGCGTCGCTGATCGCCGGCATCGCGCTCGCGGTCGTCTGCATGGCCGGCTTCTATTCGGTGATCGCCGGCTTCGTGAGCGACGTGTTTCCGGCCCACGTGCGCTATTCGGCGATCTCGCTCGCGTACCAGGTGTGCGGCGCGCTCGCCGGCGGCCTGACGCCGCTCGTCGGCACCTGGCTGGCGCATCGCTTCACCGGCCAGTGGTGGCCGCTCGCGGTGTTCTACACGGGCCTCGCCGGCATCTCGCTGCTCTGCATCGTCGCGCTCGACGCACGGCGCGCGTCCCGGCCGGCTGCCGCCGAGGCGCTCGGCTCGCGCTGA
- a CDS encoding purine-cytosine permease family protein — translation MSTNSSERAGGLIEVRSIDFIPDAERHGGLLSQFTLWLSANMQITAIVTGALAVVLGGDVFWSLVALLLGQLIGGAVMALHGAQGPQLGLPQMISSRVQFGVYGAMIPIVLVCLMYVGFSASGSVLAGQAVAQLLHVDDATGILLFAAVIVCLTVCGYRAIHFVGRIASVIGIVAFVYMFAQLFANHDIGALLANRHFSLASFLLSMSLSASWQIAFGPYVADYSRYLPRSTSSVRTFLAVGLGSVLGAQAAMVFGVFAAALAGSRFAHHEVAYIVGLGSTGAVAALLYLSIAFGKVTVTALNAYGSFMSMATIVSGFRGKGAVSSKSRLAYIFGMICVSTLLALAGRHSFLKEFTAFILFLLAFFTPWSAINLVDYYCFTKSRYDVPALSDPDGRYGRWNAMAITIYVVGVLVQLPFMSTHIYTGPLVDALGGTDISWILGLLVPAVLYYIGARASRRSIPEHLILPLEHGGIPH, via the coding sequence GTGTCGACGAATTCCAGCGAAAGAGCCGGCGGTCTGATCGAGGTGCGCTCGATCGATTTCATCCCCGACGCCGAGCGCCACGGCGGGCTGCTCAGCCAGTTCACGCTCTGGCTGTCCGCCAACATGCAGATCACGGCGATCGTGACGGGCGCACTGGCGGTCGTGCTCGGCGGCGACGTGTTCTGGTCCCTGGTCGCGCTGCTGCTCGGGCAGCTGATCGGCGGCGCGGTGATGGCGCTGCACGGCGCGCAGGGGCCGCAGCTCGGCCTGCCGCAGATGATCTCGAGCCGCGTGCAGTTCGGCGTGTATGGCGCGATGATCCCGATCGTGCTCGTGTGCCTGATGTACGTCGGCTTTTCCGCGAGCGGCTCGGTGCTGGCGGGGCAGGCGGTCGCGCAGCTGCTGCACGTCGACGACGCGACCGGCATCCTGCTGTTCGCCGCCGTGATCGTCTGCCTGACCGTGTGCGGCTATCGGGCGATCCACTTCGTCGGCCGCATCGCGAGCGTGATCGGCATCGTCGCGTTCGTGTACATGTTCGCGCAGCTGTTCGCGAATCACGACATCGGCGCGCTGCTCGCGAACCGGCATTTCTCGCTCGCGAGCTTCCTGCTGTCGATGTCGTTGTCCGCGTCGTGGCAGATCGCGTTCGGGCCGTACGTCGCCGACTATTCGCGCTATCTGCCGCGCTCGACGTCGTCGGTGCGCACGTTCCTCGCGGTGGGCCTCGGGTCGGTGCTCGGCGCGCAGGCGGCGATGGTGTTCGGCGTGTTCGCCGCGGCGCTGGCCGGCAGCCGGTTCGCGCATCACGAGGTCGCCTATATCGTCGGGCTCGGCTCGACGGGCGCCGTCGCGGCGCTGCTGTACCTCAGCATCGCGTTCGGCAAGGTGACCGTGACGGCGCTCAACGCGTACGGCAGCTTCATGTCGATGGCGACGATCGTCAGCGGCTTTCGCGGCAAGGGCGCGGTGTCGTCGAAGAGCCGCCTCGCGTACATCTTCGGGATGATCTGCGTGTCGACGCTGCTCGCGCTCGCGGGCCGCCACTCGTTCCTGAAGGAATTCACCGCGTTCATCCTGTTCCTGCTCGCGTTCTTCACGCCGTGGAGCGCGATCAACCTCGTCGACTACTACTGCTTCACGAAGTCGCGCTACGACGTGCCCGCGCTGTCCGATCCGGACGGCCGCTACGGGCGCTGGAACGCGATGGCGATCACGATCTACGTGGTCGGCGTGCTCGTGCAGCTGCCGTTCATGTCGACGCACATCTACACGGGCCCGCTGGTCGATGCGCTGGGCGGCACCGACATCTCGTGGATCCTCGGGCTGCTGGTGCCTGCCGTGCTGTATTACATCGGTGCGCGCGCGTCGCGGCGCAGCATCCCGGAGCATCTGATCCTGCCGCTCGAACACGGCGGAATTCCGCACTGA
- a CDS encoding SOS response-associated peptidase family protein → MCTHYRAPGEDPGISELRIGIGDLFRRDPWEPDVYPDYAAPIVCADGDGVAAVKAVFGFWPKFMQPERVDDDGRKQKKLDTMNARAETVGTSRLYGNAWRDGQRCLIPARWVCEPCYETGRNVWHRIGLAGWQAYCVAGIWRRYARDDGQPVIGMAMLTVNADGHPVFARMHRPGDEKRGVVILRGGDYDEWLHARDVEAVRLMLALLPADEMDAAPEPPLPPPAGA, encoded by the coding sequence ATGTGCACCCACTACCGTGCTCCCGGCGAAGACCCGGGCATCAGCGAGTTGCGAATCGGCATCGGCGACCTGTTTCGCCGCGATCCGTGGGAGCCCGACGTGTATCCGGACTACGCGGCGCCGATCGTGTGCGCCGACGGCGACGGCGTCGCGGCCGTGAAGGCGGTGTTCGGCTTCTGGCCGAAGTTCATGCAGCCGGAGCGCGTCGACGACGACGGCCGGAAACAGAAGAAGCTCGACACGATGAACGCGCGCGCCGAGACGGTCGGGACGTCGCGGCTGTACGGCAACGCATGGCGCGACGGCCAGCGCTGCCTGATCCCGGCGCGCTGGGTCTGCGAGCCGTGCTATGAGACGGGCCGCAACGTCTGGCACCGGATCGGCCTCGCCGGCTGGCAGGCGTACTGTGTCGCCGGCATCTGGCGGCGCTATGCGCGCGACGACGGCCAGCCGGTGATCGGCATGGCGATGCTGACGGTCAATGCCGACGGTCACCCGGTGTTCGCGCGGATGCACCGGCCCGGCGACGAGAAGCGGGGCGTCGTGATCCTGCGCGGCGGCGACTACGACGAATGGCTGCATGCGCGCGACGTCGAAGCCGTGCGGCTCATGCTGGCGCTGCTGCCCGCCGACGAGATGGACGCCGCGCCGGAACCGCCTCTGCCGCCGCCCGCCGGCGCTTGA